The Desulfonatronovibrio hydrogenovorans DSM 9292 genome includes a window with the following:
- a CDS encoding glycine betaine ABC transporter substrate-binding protein, giving the protein MKKSTITLCLAVILFLGLGSVSMAKDPIRFGVPPWPGVEVKTEITAQLLDALGYDSDQLQIGPPVVYKGMEDGEVDVFLGVWTPQQNPLLEPLLDTGAVEIVQTNLDDALIGLCVPDFVAEAGVQSFADLNPHADKFRRHIYNIEVGSPMHTAMEDIIANDVAGLGDWDQTGTTTPIMLTEVMNLINNDQWVAFACWRPHWMNIRIDMKYLEPVDGTESFASESLIHTVVRDGFAAQYPDAYQFLQRMQVTSEIQSYWINEYGQKNLLAKEVATTWIKDNMDIVSSWFAGITTPAGTPAMELIQNKFK; this is encoded by the coding sequence ATGAAAAAATCGACTATCACCTTATGCTTGGCAGTTATCCTTTTCCTGGGGCTGGGTTCAGTTTCGATGGCTAAAGACCCGATTCGCTTTGGTGTGCCGCCCTGGCCGGGTGTAGAGGTCAAAACCGAGATCACTGCACAGCTTTTGGATGCACTGGGGTATGATTCAGACCAGCTGCAGATCGGTCCTCCAGTAGTGTACAAAGGCATGGAAGACGGTGAGGTGGATGTTTTTCTCGGGGTCTGGACTCCGCAGCAGAACCCTCTTCTGGAGCCCTTGCTTGACACGGGAGCTGTGGAAATAGTTCAGACCAATTTGGACGACGCCCTTATCGGTTTGTGCGTACCTGATTTCGTGGCCGAAGCAGGAGTACAAAGCTTTGCCGATCTCAACCCTCATGCTGACAAGTTCAGACGCCATATTTACAATATTGAGGTGGGATCGCCTATGCACACTGCCATGGAGGATATCATCGCCAATGATGTGGCAGGACTGGGCGACTGGGATCAGACAGGAACCACCACTCCCATTATGCTCACCGAGGTCATGAATCTGATCAACAATGATCAGTGGGTTGCATTTGCCTGCTGGAGGCCGCATTGGATGAACATCAGAATTGACATGAAGTATCTTGAACCGGTGGACGGAACAGAAAGTTTTGCCAGCGAGTCACTTATCCACACGGTTGTTCGTGACGGTTTTGCTGCCCAGTACCCGGATGCATATCAGTTCTTACAACGAATGCAGGTCACCTCTGAGATCCAGAGCTATTGGATCAATGAGTATGGTCAGAAAAACCTGCTTGCCAAAGAAGTGGCCACTACCTGGATAAAAGACAATATGGACATTGTTTCCAGCTGGTTTGCCGGAATCACAACCCCTGCAGGAACTCCGGCCATGGAACTTATTCAAAACAAATTCAAGTAA
- a CDS encoding anaerobic sulfatase maturase, producing the protein MREFSLLVKPASADCNLKCNYCFYLDKKKLYPEEQEHRMSENTLERLLQSYFAWDQEVYSLTWQGGEPCLMGADFFRRVTELQKQIAPKGSRIVNCIQTNATRVTPEMAAHMARYRFLAGCSIDGPAAVHDSFRKTLAGKATHAKVVQGIRTFIEHGVAVNAVCLVSSANVDHPGKVYAHLKNLGFRHIQFIPCLQQETRSNGPDPGITGKEWGQFLIRVFDQWFADDVFKVSIRNFESILAKLIMGQAAECRMADLCGQYLVVEYNGDVYPCDFFVQPGYRLGNIYKDSFAQIFHSAKSLEFSSLKSDRNPECSQCPYLELCQGDCPGFRLKQNNQKSVLCGGWKYFYDKSLPRFMHITRNISG; encoded by the coding sequence ATGCGTGAGTTCTCCCTGCTGGTCAAACCGGCTTCTGCTGACTGCAATCTCAAGTGCAACTACTGCTTTTATCTGGACAAGAAAAAACTCTATCCAGAAGAGCAGGAGCACCGCATGTCTGAAAATACCCTTGAACGTCTGCTGCAGAGTTATTTTGCCTGGGATCAAGAGGTCTACTCGCTGACCTGGCAGGGAGGGGAGCCCTGCCTGATGGGAGCTGATTTTTTCAGGCGGGTCACTGAGCTGCAAAAACAAATTGCGCCTAAAGGCTCAAGAATTGTCAACTGTATTCAGACCAATGCCACCCGGGTCACCCCGGAAATGGCCGCACACATGGCCAGGTACAGGTTTCTTGCCGGATGCAGCATTGACGGCCCGGCTGCAGTGCATGACTCCTTTCGCAAAACCCTGGCAGGCAAGGCCACTCACGCAAAGGTTGTCCAGGGGATCAGGACCTTTATCGAGCATGGGGTAGCTGTAAATGCGGTCTGCCTGGTTTCATCGGCCAACGTGGATCATCCCGGGAAAGTCTATGCCCACCTGAAAAATCTTGGCTTCAGACACATCCAGTTTATACCCTGCCTGCAGCAAGAAACCAGGAGCAATGGGCCTGACCCGGGCATAACCGGGAAAGAGTGGGGACAATTCCTGATCCGGGTTTTTGACCAATGGTTTGCAGACGATGTCTTTAAGGTCAGCATCCGCAATTTTGAGTCGATCCTGGCTAAACTGATCATGGGCCAGGCAGCCGAGTGCCGCATGGCAGACCTCTGTGGTCAATACCTGGTTGTGGAATACAATGGGGATGTCTATCCGTGTGATTTTTTTGTTCAGCCTGGGTACAGGCTGGGAAATATATACAAGGATTCTTTTGCACAGATTTTTCATTCAGCCAAGAGTTTAGAGTTTTCCAGTCTCAAATCAGACCGGAACCCAGAGTGCAGCCAGTGCCCCTATCTTGAACTATGCCAGGGAGACTGCCCTGGATTCCGTTTAAAACAAAACAATCAAAAAAGCGTTCTGTGCGGGGGGTGGAAGTATTTTTACGACAAATCACTTCCTCGCTTTATGCATATCACCCGCAACATATCCGGGTGA
- the betC gene encoding choline-sulfatase: protein MAEPKPNILIIQADQLAAPALSCYGHKVTKTPNIDSLAEGGVIFDSAYCNNPLCAPSRFSMLSGQHSSKIGAYDNGAEFPADIPTFAHYLRANGYRTTLCGKMHFVGADQLHGFEERLTTDVYPADHGWTPDWTRPTHRFDWWYHNMDSVYQAGPCERTNQIDFDDEVGFLAERHIYDLARDNDKRPFCMAVSFTDPHDPYACPKEYWDRYNHEDIDLPKVEHIDYEQCDPHSQRLRHACKMDRQKIDEHYIRNARHAYYGQISYIDDKIGRILKALEHSGLKENTVVIFTADHGDMLGERGLWYKMSFHEWSARVPFIVSSPQFFQPGRITTPVSLVDLLPTLLDLTADPHMQDPADRLDGNSLLTLLRGEAKEFKRPVISEYLGEGAVAPMIMVRQGRYKYIHSPADPPLLFDLEADPDELENLALESGHHDLCLEFEKIISEHQDLDELNKDILDSQKKRRLVFRAHMSGKHTSWDFQPVQDASQKYMRNHLNLNDVERCARITSKT from the coding sequence ATGGCTGAACCAAAACCGAATATTCTGATTATCCAGGCTGACCAGCTGGCAGCGCCTGCCCTGTCATGCTATGGGCACAAGGTGACCAAAACCCCCAACATAGACTCCCTGGCCGAAGGTGGAGTAATTTTTGACAGCGCCTACTGCAACAACCCATTGTGCGCTCCTTCAAGGTTCTCCATGTTGTCCGGACAGCATTCATCAAAAATAGGGGCTTATGACAACGGAGCTGAGTTCCCGGCTGACATTCCGACTTTTGCCCATTATCTCAGGGCCAACGGATACAGGACAACCCTGTGCGGAAAGATGCATTTTGTCGGAGCCGACCAGCTGCACGGCTTTGAAGAACGCCTGACCACAGACGTCTACCCGGCTGACCATGGCTGGACCCCGGACTGGACAAGGCCAACGCATCGTTTTGACTGGTGGTATCACAATATGGACAGTGTCTATCAGGCCGGACCGTGTGAGCGGACCAACCAGATTGATTTTGACGATGAAGTCGGCTTTCTGGCCGAGCGACACATTTACGATCTGGCCAGGGACAATGATAAGCGTCCATTCTGTATGGCAGTATCATTCACTGATCCGCATGACCCCTATGCCTGTCCAAAAGAATACTGGGACCGCTATAACCACGAAGACATTGATCTGCCTAAGGTGGAGCATATTGACTATGAACAATGTGACCCGCACAGTCAGAGACTGCGCCACGCCTGTAAAATGGACAGGCAGAAAATAGATGAACACTACATCCGCAATGCCAGACATGCCTACTACGGCCAGATCAGTTACATCGACGACAAGATCGGGCGCATCCTTAAAGCCCTTGAGCATAGCGGACTCAAGGAAAACACAGTAGTCATCTTTACGGCTGACCATGGTGACATGCTTGGCGAGCGTGGGCTGTGGTATAAGATGTCTTTCCATGAATGGTCAGCCAGGGTGCCCTTTATTGTATCCAGTCCACAATTCTTTCAACCGGGCAGGATCACCACCCCTGTTTCTCTGGTTGATCTTTTGCCCACCCTGCTTGATTTGACTGCTGACCCTCATATGCAAGATCCAGCGGACAGGCTGGACGGCAACAGTCTGCTGACTCTGCTTAGGGGTGAAGCAAAAGAATTTAAAAGGCCGGTCATTTCTGAATACCTGGGCGAAGGAGCAGTTGCGCCCATGATCATGGTCAGACAGGGCAGATACAAGTATATTCACAGTCCTGCTGATCCACCACTTCTTTTTGACCTTGAGGCTGATCCTGACGAGCTGGAAAATCTTGCCCTGGAATCAGGACACCATGATTTGTGTCTGGAGTTTGAAAAAATCATCTCAGAACATCAGGATCTGGACGAACTGAACAAAGACATCTTAGACAGCCAGAAAAAAAGAAGGCTCGTCTTCCGGGCGCACATGTCTGGAAAGCATACTTCATGGGATTTTCAACCTGTTCAGGATGCGTCCCAGAAATACATGCGCAACCACCTGAATCTCAACGATGTTGAGCGTTGCGCCAGGATCACATCAAAAACATAA
- a CDS encoding IclR family transcriptional regulator, with protein sequence MSETTLARALRVIDEISKHQNGLGFSAIRIFLGNPSPTTVNKILKELVAVDVLHKTSRRTYVLGTKTYFWGKAAAKRNQPMQVVRAHMRWLHDEFQASVNLFTLSQGRLFCLESFVAPESPAMWPAGQSLALSLPVVGSIFFYDPATLTDETFLKQELAAHHEPISLDDVQVMIRKAGNTQMQDDRALFYPGMRRFAIPIREQDQTVMVLGLGVLEARMLKNDLCGKIASRLEQTRSSLEEVFNDYSNKD encoded by the coding sequence ATGAGTGAAACAACCCTGGCCAGAGCACTCCGGGTAATTGACGAAATAAGCAAACATCAGAATGGACTGGGATTTTCAGCAATCCGAATATTTCTGGGCAACCCCAGTCCGACCACGGTGAACAAGATACTCAAGGAGCTGGTAGCTGTGGATGTTCTGCACAAAACATCCAGGAGAACATACGTTCTGGGAACCAAAACCTATTTCTGGGGCAAGGCAGCAGCTAAAAGAAACCAGCCCATGCAGGTCGTCAGAGCACATATGCGCTGGCTTCATGATGAATTCCAGGCATCTGTGAATCTGTTTACCTTGTCTCAGGGCAGACTGTTCTGTTTAGAGAGCTTTGTAGCCCCTGAATCGCCTGCCATGTGGCCTGCCGGGCAGAGCCTGGCCTTAAGCCTGCCTGTGGTGGGCTCGATTTTTTTCTATGATCCTGCAACGCTCACTGATGAAACTTTTTTAAAGCAAGAGCTTGCAGCACATCATGAACCAATCTCCTTAGATGATGTGCAGGTAATGATCCGGAAGGCCGGGAATACACAAATGCAGGATGACAGGGCTTTGTTCTATCCGGGAATGAGGCGATTTGCCATTCCCATCAGGGAACAGGACCAGACCGTAATGGTCCTGGGGCTTGGGGTGCTTGAAGCGCGCATGCTTAAAAACGACCTGTGCGGAAAAATAGCCTCCAGACTGGAACAAACAAGGTCCAGCCTGGAGGAAGTGTTCAACGACTATTCAAATAAGGATTAA
- the carA gene encoding glutamine-hydrolyzing carbamoyl-phosphate synthase small subunit, translated as MKAILALEDGTWFEGQSFTGPGESGGEVIFNTGMTGYQEIITDPSYVGQMVCMTYPLIGNYGVNPEDVESDKVQAAALIVKECCKEPSNWRSTENLPDYLSRNNVMGIEGIDTRALTTHLRIHGAMRGIMSTTELDPEKLSQRAKELPHMEGLNLGEQAGCKAPYAWTDDGPIPARLDKGKYNWPGHGPKVLVYDYGTKWNILRLLKAQGVDLLVVPASFTFDEACAVDPDGIFLTNGPGDPAAMTSSIETIAKLADRFPIAGICLGHQLLGLALGGKSFKLKFGHHGANHPVKDLVTEKIEISSQNHGFCVDISQLDFLEQTHVNLNDQTLEGFRHKTKPIIAVQHHPEASSGPHDSRYFFRRFMELIDNVS; from the coding sequence ATGAAAGCTATTCTGGCACTTGAGGATGGTACCTGGTTTGAAGGACAGTCTTTTACCGGACCTGGAGAGTCCGGCGGAGAAGTGATATTCAATACTGGCATGACCGGATATCAGGAAATCATTACAGACCCTTCCTATGTAGGGCAGATGGTTTGCATGACCTATCCTTTGATCGGTAATTACGGGGTCAATCCAGAAGATGTAGAATCGGATAAAGTTCAGGCTGCCGCCCTTATTGTCAAGGAATGCTGCAAAGAACCATCCAACTGGCGGTCAACAGAAAACCTGCCGGATTACCTTTCCCGGAACAATGTCATGGGCATTGAGGGGATTGACACCAGGGCTCTGACCACCCATCTGAGAATTCACGGGGCCATGCGGGGCATCATGTCCACAACAGAACTTGATCCAGAAAAACTGAGCCAAAGGGCAAAAGAACTCCCTCATATGGAAGGCCTGAACCTTGGAGAACAGGCCGGCTGCAAAGCTCCCTATGCCTGGACCGATGATGGACCCATCCCGGCCAGGCTGGACAAGGGCAAATACAACTGGCCTGGCCACGGACCTAAAGTCCTTGTCTACGACTATGGAACAAAATGGAATATCCTAAGGCTGCTCAAGGCCCAGGGGGTTGACCTGCTGGTGGTCCCGGCTTCCTTTACTTTTGATGAGGCCTGCGCAGTTGATCCTGACGGGATTTTCCTGACCAATGGACCAGGTGATCCGGCTGCCATGACCAGCAGCATAGAAACCATAGCCAAACTGGCGGACAGATTTCCAATAGCCGGCATCTGTCTGGGACACCAGCTTCTGGGACTGGCCCTGGGCGGCAAGAGCTTTAAACTGAAATTCGGCCATCACGGGGCCAACCATCCAGTCAAGGACCTGGTTACAGAAAAAATTGAGATTTCATCCCAAAACCACGGATTCTGCGTTGATATAAGCCAGCTCGATTTTCTGGAACAGACCCATGTCAACCTGAATGACCAGACCCTGGAAGGCTTCCGGCACAAAACCAAGCCAATAATTGCTGTCCAGCATCATCCTGAGGCCAGTTCAGGCCCTCATGACAGCAGATACTTTTTCAGAAGATTCATGGAACTTATTGACAATGTTTCCTGA